A genomic region of Ursus arctos isolate Adak ecotype North America unplaced genomic scaffold, UrsArc2.0 scaffold_8, whole genome shotgun sequence contains the following coding sequences:
- the RNF103 gene encoding E3 ubiquitin-protein ligase RNF103 isoform X2: MVKKVSRFGIRTGTFNCSSDPRYCRRRGWVRSTLIMSVPQTSTSKGKVMLKEYSGRKIEVEHIFKWITAHAASRIKTIYNPERLKEEWNKSDQYWVKIYLFANLDQPPAFFSALSIKFTGRVEFIFVNVENWDNKSYMTDIGVYNMPSYILRTPEGIYRYGNHTGEFISLQAMDSFLRSLQPEVNDLFVLSLVLVNLMAWMDLFITQGATIKRFVVLISTLGTYNSLLIISWLPVLGFLQLPYLDSFYEYSLKLLRYSNTTTLASWVRADWMFYSSHPALFLSTYLGHGLLIDYFEKKRRRNNNNDEVNANNLEWLSSLWDWYTSYLFHPIASFQNFPVESDWDEDPDLFLERLAFPDLWLHPLIPTDYIKNLPMWRFKCLGVQSEEEMSEGSQDTENDSDSESTDTFSSEKEVFEDKQSIVHNSPGRASHCDAEACSCANKYCQTGPYERKGRSYGSYNANEDMEPDWLTWPADMLHCTECVVCLENFENGCLLMGLPCGHVFHQNCIVMWLAGGRHCCPVCRWPSYKKKQPYAHHQPLSNDVPS; this comes from the exons ATGGTGAAAAAGGTGTCAAGATTTGGAATACGAACAGGCACTTTTAATTGTTCCAGTGACCCCAG ATACTGCAGGAGAAGAGGCTGGGTACGATCCACACTCATTATGTCTGTCCCACAAACAAGCACTTCTAAAGGGAAAGTCATGCTTAAAGAATATAGTGGACGCAAAATTGAAGTAGAGCACATTTTTAAGTGGATAACTGCTCACGCAGCTTCGCGGATCAAAACCATTTATAATCCTGAACGTTTGAAAGAAGAGTGGAATAAAAGTGATCAATATTGGGTAAAAATATACCTGTTTGCAAACCTTGACCAACCCCCAGCTTTCTTCTCTGCACTAAGTATAAAGTTTACCGGAAgagttgagtttatttttgttaatgtggAAAATTGGGACAACAAGAGTTACATGACAGATATTGGTGTATATAACATGCCATCATACATTCTTAGAACTCCTGAAGGAATTTACAGATACGGAAACCACACAGGTGAATTTATATCCCTTCAGGCCATGGATTCATTTTTGCGCTCATTGCAACCTGAAGTAAATGATCTGTTTGTTTTGAGCTTGGTTCTAGTTAATCTCATGGCTTGGATGGACTTATTTATCACACAGGGAGCAACCATAAAGCGATTTGTGGTTCTCATAAGCACTTTAGGGACATATAATTCTCTATTAATTATTTCCTGGCTACCTGTGTTGGGCTTTTTACAGCTCCCTTACCTAGATAGCTTTTATGAATATAGCTTAAAATTGTTGCGCTATTCCAATACAACCACACTGGCTTCATGGGTAAGGGCAGACTGGATGTTCTATTCTTCACACCCGGCCCTGTTTCTCAGTACGTACCTTGGACATGGTTTACTAATCGATTACTTTGAGAAGAAGAGACGGCGCAACAACAACAATGATGAAGTCAATGCCAATAACTTAGAATGGTTATCAAGTCTGTGGGACTGGTACACCAGCTACCTCTTCCACCCGATTGCTTCTTTTCAGAACTTTCCTGTAGAATCTGATTGGGACGAAGACCCTGACTTATTCTTGGAGCGGTTAGCTTTCCCTGACCTTTGGCTTCACCCTCTGATACCAACTGATTACATAAAAAATTTGCCAATGTGGCGATTTAAATGTCTTGGAGTCCAGTCTGAAGAGGAAATGTCGGAGGGTTCTCAAGATACTGAAAATGACTCAGACAGCGAGAGCACAGACACTTTTAGCAGTGAAAAGGAAGTATTTGAAGATAAACAAAGCATAGTTCACAATTCTCCAGGAAGAGCAAGTCACTGTGATGCTGAGGCTTGTTCATGTGCCAATAAATATTGTCAGACCGGCCCATATGAAAGGAAGGGGAGGTCATATGGATCATATAATGCTAATGAAGATATGGAACCTGATTGGTTAACTTGGCCTGCTGATATGCTGCACTGTACTGAATGTGTTGTTTGCCTAGAGAATTTTGAAAATGGATGTTTGCTAATGGGGTTGCCTTGTGGTCATGTGTTCCATCAGAATTGCATCGTGATGTGGTTGGCTGGCGGCCGACACTGTTGCCCTGTTTGCCGGTGGCCTTCTTATAAAAAAAAGCAGCCATATGCACACCACCAGCCCTTGTCAAATGATGTCCCATCTTAA